In the Mustelus asterias unplaced genomic scaffold, sMusAst1.hap1.1 HAP1_SCAFFOLD_4716, whole genome shotgun sequence genome, one interval contains:
- the LOC144491206 gene encoding uncharacterized protein LOC144491206 — MANGYDLPHVPVRPQALPSPAKPSMLHRVVARRTVTPHPLPPSAGDPARPGAQPTFRQTVTMWRGARGAQGTEAAQALSDILRRARQAASGTSAPPPKASKSMWDLSALSQLSNSSSFGSNSALDHLELGEDAR; from the coding sequence ATGGCCAATGGCTACGACCTTCCCCACGTCCCGGTGCggccccaggccctcccctcgcCTGCCAAGCCGTCTATGCTTCACCGAGTGGTAGCCCGACGCAccgtgaccccccaccccctccccccctccgccggtGACCCAGCCAGGCCAGGGGCCCAGCCCACTTTCCGGCAGACTGTCACCATGTGGCGGGGGGCGCGGGGGGCCCAGGGCACCGAGGCGGCACAGGCCCTGAGTGACATCCTCCGGCGAGCCCGGCAGGCAGCCAGTGGCACCAGCGCGCCGCCCCCCAAGGCCAGCAAGTCGATGTGGGACCTCTCCGCCCTCTCCCAGCTCTCCAACTCCAGCAGCTTTGGCAGCAACTCGGCTCTGGACCACCTGGAGCTCGGCGAGGATGCCAGG